A window from Thermoplasmatales archaeon encodes these proteins:
- the secY gene encoding preprotein translocase subunit SecY, translating into MAEKSRLYVFKPLVDRWPAIKKPKGHVPFRTKLLWTLICLILYYILSQTMIYGLAPESTDLFAGFRFVIAGESGSIVHLGIGPIVTASIILQLFVGAKIINLNLEDEDDRAFYQGFQKVLIVIMIFVEAIPQVFGYLSPSTSLINKVGAFGARGIIILQLFVGAMIVFWMDELISKWGIGSGVSLFIAAGVSTAIVTGLFSWLPANAKEALSVSNPPAGTIPKTIYLTSKMSLSELVGGGFEQIFISPPNPLIALIGTAIIFVFVVYAESSSVELPLAHESVRGARGRYPLRLMYASNIPVILMSALFANINMFGMLLWRSNIPFIGGAWWIGQYEAGSTHPVAGGIWYLTAPNGLYSWFLPLIDRRYAAYLQGHEAWQMILRLIIFSAVFLLGCVFFGKFWIETTNMGPEAVARQIESSGMQIPGFRRDPRVLKKVLERYIPALTVLSSLLVGLLAIFADMIGTVGNTSGTGVLLTVGIVIRLYEDIAREQAMEMHPVLRKFLGVEE; encoded by the coding sequence ATGGCTGAGAAAAGCAGATTATATGTATTCAAGCCGCTCGTTGACAGATGGCCTGCAATTAAAAAACCAAAGGGACATGTTCCATTCAGAACGAAATTGCTATGGACATTAATCTGCTTAATCCTTTATTATATCCTGTCCCAGACAATGATATATGGTCTTGCTCCCGAAAGCACTGATTTGTTTGCTGGTTTTAGATTTGTAATAGCTGGAGAAAGTGGAAGCATTGTTCATCTTGGGATAGGACCAATTGTTACAGCATCAATTATACTCCAACTTTTTGTCGGTGCAAAAATAATAAATTTAAATCTCGAAGATGAAGATGATAGAGCATTTTATCAGGGCTTTCAGAAGGTTTTAATTGTAATAATGATATTTGTTGAAGCAATTCCACAGGTATTTGGTTATTTATCTCCAAGCACATCTCTCATTAATAAAGTCGGTGCTTTTGGGGCGAGAGGTATAATAATTCTGCAGTTGTTTGTCGGGGCAATGATTGTTTTCTGGATGGATGAGCTTATTTCAAAATGGGGTATTGGCTCTGGTGTTTCACTTTTCATTGCGGCTGGCGTCTCCACGGCCATAGTAACTGGCCTATTCAGCTGGCTGCCCGCAAATGCGAAAGAAGCTTTAAGTGTGTCCAATCCGCCCGCTGGGACAATTCCAAAAACAATTTATCTCACAAGCAAAATGTCTTTGAGTGAGCTTGTTGGGGGAGGTTTTGAGCAGATATTTATATCTCCTCCAAATCCATTAATAGCATTGATTGGCACCGCCATAATATTCGTTTTTGTTGTATATGCTGAATCATCAAGTGTTGAACTGCCATTAGCTCATGAAAGTGTAAGAGGAGCAAGAGGGCGCTATCCTCTCCGCCTTATGTATGCATCAAATATTCCAGTAATTCTCATGTCTGCATTGTTTGCAAATATAAACATGTTTGGAATGCTTTTATGGAGGAGCAATATACCATTTATAGGAGGGGCATGGTGGATAGGGCAATATGAAGCTGGTTCAACTCATCCAGTGGCGGGAGGAATATGGTATTTAACTGCCCCAAATGGTCTATATTCATGGTTTTTACCATTGATAGATAGAAGATATGCAGCTTACCTGCAGGGTCATGAAGCATGGCAGATGATATTGCGCCTCATAATATTTTCAGCAGTTTTTCTTTTAGGATGTGTTTTCTTCGGAAAATTCTGGATAGAAACAACAAATATGGGGCCGGAAGCAGTTGCCCGCCAAATAGAAAGCTCGGGCATGCAGATTCCTGGCTTCAGGCGGGATCCAAGAGTGCTTAAGAAAGTTCTTGAAAGATATATACCCGCTCTAACAGTTTTGAGTTCTCTCCTTGTTGGATTGCTTGCAATATTTGCTGATATGATTGGAACTGTTGGAAATACCTCTGGAACTGGTGTTTTGCTTACTGTTGGCATTGTTATAAGGCTGTATGAGGATATAGCGAGAGAGCAGGCAATGGAAATGCATCCTGTATTGAGGAAATTCCTGGGAGTGGAGGAATGA
- the mvk gene encoding mevalonate kinase produces the protein MGKGYGYGKVILFNEHFVVYGVPAIASAIDKKTIAEVKRSDRDVIHDDRDATPGYKEEKFHQQIESIKRIKEKMRVKDSFEIRLHGDLKATSGVGASAASCVAIARAIADELKMRLSDEEINEIAYEGEKAYHGTPSGIDNACSTFGGLIWFVKGGEIEKIKVRPVEIVMGDTGITTDTKRVVEGVKQRREIYRERYDEIFEEAKKIAYEAKKALIQEDWNKVGMLMNKNHELLCQIEVSCDELDMLVEIARKNGALGAKMTGSGLGGYMVALTPGNQEKVARAIEAEGFFALRTRIGV, from the coding sequence ATGGGAAAAGGATATGGATATGGTAAGGTTATTCTTTTCAACGAGCATTTTGTTGTTTATGGTGTGCCCGCAATTGCTTCTGCCATAGATAAAAAAACAATTGCTGAAGTTAAAAGAAGTGACAGGGATGTAATACACGATGACAGGGATGCAACTCCTGGCTATAAAGAAGAAAAATTTCATCAGCAAATTGAGTCAATAAAGAGGATAAAGGAAAAAATGCGGGTTAAAGACTCTTTTGAAATAAGGCTTCATGGCGACTTAAAGGCGACAAGTGGCGTGGGGGCGAGCGCTGCAAGCTGCGTTGCAATAGCGAGAGCAATAGCTGATGAATTAAAAATGAGGCTTAGCGATGAGGAAATCAACGAAATTGCTTATGAGGGAGAAAAGGCATATCATGGAACGCCATCTGGTATAGACAATGCATGCTCGACTTTTGGAGGATTAATCTGGTTTGTTAAAGGGGGAGAAATTGAGAAAATAAAAGTCAGACCAGTTGAAATTGTTATGGGAGATACAGGAATAACAACAGATACAAAGAGGGTTGTTGAAGGAGTAAAACAGAGGAGGGAAATTTATAGAGAAAGATACGATGAAATATTTGAAGAAGCAAAGAAAATTGCATATGAAGCAAAAAAGGCATTAATTCAGGAGGACTGGAATAAGGTTGGAATGCTGATGAATAAAAATCATGAACTGCTTTGCCAGATAGAAGTTTCATGTGATGAACTTGATATGCTTGTTGAAATTGCAAGAAAAAATGGCGCGTTGGGCGCAAAAATGACTGGAAGCGGGCTGGGCGGCTACATGGTTGCCCTTACACCTGGAAACCAGGAAAAGGTAGCAAGAGCAATTGAAGCAGAAGGATTTTTTGCATTGCGCACAAGAATAGGGGTCTAA
- a CDS encoding AAA family ATPase, with protein MAKRSITIGGLPGAGTTTVAKMLAEKTGMTYINVGEIYRDIADRKSMPLLDFEKYSEAHPEIDVGIDKKQEEIIRKGNAVVEGRLSGWIAHLKKIPAIKIWLDCDENERIRRIVEREGGEIAEKRKETKEREESEARRYKKFYGIDLNDKSIYDIVIDTTSIPAEEVLNEIIEKIS; from the coding sequence ATGGCTAAAAGAAGCATAACCATTGGCGGGTTACCGGGAGCGGGCACAACCACCGTAGCCAAAATGCTGGCTGAAAAAACTGGAATGACTTATATAAATGTGGGTGAGATATACAGGGATATTGCAGATAGAAAAAGTATGCCCCTTCTTGATTTTGAAAAATATAGCGAGGCGCATCCAGAGATTGATGTTGGAATAGATAAAAAGCAGGAGGAAATAATAAGGAAAGGTAATGCTGTGGTTGAGGGGCGCCTTTCTGGATGGATTGCGCATCTTAAAAAAATACCTGCGATAAAGATATGGCTTGATTGTGATGAAAATGAAAGGATAAGAAGAATTGTTGAAAGGGAAGGAGGGGAAATTGCTGAAAAAAGAAAGGAGACAAAGGAAAGGGAGGAAAGTGAAGCAAGAAGATATAAAAAATTTTATGGAATAGATTTAAATGACAAATCAATATATGATATTGTAATAGATACTACTTCTATACCAGCTGAAGAAGTTTTAAATGAAATTATTGAAAAAATATCATGA
- a CDS encoding DUF106 domain-containing protein yields MANRQQSSFLFFFLLMIAFLIIFDPVIRDAIASAVNYILYPIVGFNGNYPLLTVFMAGSLVIIISAVLRHLTTDWVEMAKMQEKVSEFQKKYREALKSQNKYMIKKLQNMQKEIMVEQSSITSQQFKIMPITIILFVPIFSWIWNFLYSANHYYFDTPWQIHVSLFKSSFIFPNWILLYMLFSVPFTQFVQYLLRLKWLKEA; encoded by the coding sequence ATGGCTAATAGGCAACAATCATCCTTTCTCTTCTTCTTCCTTTTGATGATTGCCTTTTTAATAATTTTTGACCCTGTTATAAGAGATGCTATTGCAAGCGCAGTAAATTATATTCTATACCCCATTGTTGGCTTCAATGGAAATTATCCATTACTAACAGTTTTCATGGCGGGTTCGCTTGTTATTATAATTTCTGCTGTTTTAAGACATCTTACAACAGACTGGGTTGAAATGGCTAAAATGCAGGAAAAAGTAAGCGAATTTCAGAAAAAATATAGGGAAGCATTAAAGAGCCAGAACAAATATATGATAAAAAAATTGCAGAATATGCAAAAAGAAATAATGGTTGAGCAGAGCAGTATAACATCCCAACAGTTTAAAATTATGCCAATAACAATAATACTCTTCGTTCCAATATTTTCATGGATATGGAACTTTCTCTATTCAGCAAACCACTATTATTTCGACACACCCTGGCAAATTCATGTAAGCCTTTTCAAATCATCATTTATTTTTCCTAACTGGATTTTGCTTTATATGCTCTTTTCAGTTCCATTTACTCAATTTGTTCAATATTTGCTGAGATTAAAATGGCTAAAAGAAGCATAA
- a CDS encoding ABC transporter permease translates to MSFFSLVKKEIKELLTPSTILPMIITVFLFVALGNAFGNIAEEVEKKQDIGLINCDNGIFSDIAVQEIEKFANIKYEGKDEGEIDKVLNEFKDKIICLIFIPSNFSENIDSSKQAEIKIYWLVKGLGLGDVISSAFFDNVFTTISNKISSEIIEKNGINSTNVLSPLVKKEITILKNNEIEGISPQMLSNFIYSQSVTIPIVMMIIVMMSGGMVISSMGMEKENKTLETLLTLPIRRSEIVVGKITGSAVVGLMMATIYMIGFSYYINSFQASSHIKLADYGLSLSGYDYLLIALSVFLALTSALAMCVVLGVFAKNYKSAQTLTLPLSMLALIPMFLIMFKDFETMPSLLKIILFIIPFSHPMMAPRFLLFNNYFMVIAGIAYVAIFSIIFMLIAVKIFNTDKLITGIIRK, encoded by the coding sequence GGAAGAAGTGGAAAAAAAGCAGGATATTGGATTGATAAATTGTGACAATGGAATTTTTTCAGATATAGCAGTCCAGGAGATAGAAAAATTTGCAAATATTAAATATGAGGGAAAAGATGAGGGAGAAATTGATAAGGTGCTTAATGAATTTAAAGATAAGATAATCTGTCTTATTTTTATTCCCTCTAACTTCAGTGAGAATATAGATAGTTCAAAGCAGGCGGAAATAAAAATTTACTGGCTTGTTAAAGGACTGGGATTGGGTGATGTAATTTCATCCGCTTTCTTTGATAATGTTTTTACAACCATAAGCAATAAAATATCATCAGAAATTATTGAGAAAAATGGAATAAATTCAACAAATGTTCTATCACCTTTGGTGAAAAAGGAAATAACAATACTTAAGAATAATGAAATTGAGGGCATCTCACCCCAGATGCTTTCAAATTTTATTTACTCCCAATCAGTAACAATTCCAATAGTGATGATGATTATAGTTATGATGAGCGGAGGAATGGTTATATCTTCAATGGGGATGGAAAAGGAAAATAAAACTCTTGAAACCTTATTAACTTTACCAATTAGAAGAAGTGAAATAGTTGTGGGCAAAATAACAGGAAGTGCAGTGGTTGGATTAATGATGGCAACAATCTATATGATTGGCTTCAGTTATTATATAAATTCTTTTCAGGCTTCCTCCCATATAAAACTCGCCGATTATGGATTAAGTTTAAGTGGCTATGATTATCTTCTAATTGCATTATCTGTTTTTCTTGCATTAACATCCGCTCTTGCGATGTGTGTTGTTCTCGGGGTTTTTGCAAAAAATTATAAAAGCGCCCAAACACTTACATTGCCTTTATCAATGCTTGCTCTAATTCCAATGTTTTTGATAATGTTCAAGGACTTTGAAACAATGCCATCTCTTCTAAAAATAATTCTATTTATAATACCATTCTCCCATCCAATGATGGCTCCTCGCTTCCTGCTTTTCAACAATTATTTTATGGTGATAGCTGGCATAGCATATGTTGCAATATTTTCAATTATTTTCATGCTAATTGCTGTAAAAATTTTCAATACAGATAAGTTGATAACTGGAATAATCAGAAAATGA
- a CDS encoding uL15 family ribosomal protein, with the protein MRRVTKKMRGSHTHGYGGKKKHRGKGSRGGVGRAGKHKGVKLGWGRKGFVRHGLKREINTINVGDLEKIDKEEINLKEMGINKLLGAGHISKPIRVIVEKASEKAIKKIEEAGGEVIMG; encoded by the coding sequence ATGAGAAGAGTAACCAAGAAAATGCGTGGCTCCCATACGCATGGCTATGGAGGAAAGAAAAAGCACAGAGGCAAAGGATCGAGAGGAGGAGTTGGAAGGGCTGGAAAACATAAAGGAGTTAAACTTGGGTGGGGGAGAAAAGGTTTTGTAAGACATGGTTTAAAAAGAGAGATAAATACAATAAATGTTGGTGACCTTGAAAAAATTGATAAGGAAGAAATAAATTTAAAGGAGATGGGCATTAATAAATTGCTTGGTGCGGGTCATATAAGTAAGCCGATTAGGGTAATAGTTGAGAAGGCAAGCGAGAAAGCAATCAAGAAAATAGAAGAAGCCGGTGGAGAAGTTATAATGGGATAA
- a CDS encoding metallophosphoesterase yields MKIAHISDIHFGMSWMFIEKMAKKGIERLNKEEPDVVVITGDLTDYGLKKEYRGVKRLLDNINCEYLAIPGNHDARHQGAGVFEEYIGDRFFVKKMGGYKFVGLDSSQPDLDEGHVGREQIEKMRGYIGRNSIIILHHHLLPIPDTGRERNVLVDAGDVLKLLTEYQVKIVLNGHKHVPWVWEINNIVISTAGTLSCERTPYTQSFNIVEIDKKIKIRKINVFDGKEKVIVFEGK; encoded by the coding sequence ATGAAAATAGCTCACATATCTGATATCCATTTTGGAATGAGCTGGATGTTCATAGAAAAGATGGCAAAGAAGGGGATTGAGAGATTAAATAAGGAAGAGCCGGATGTTGTTGTTATAACAGGTGATCTAACCGATTATGGACTGAAAAAGGAATATAGAGGAGTTAAAAGATTGCTCGACAATATAAATTGCGAATATCTTGCGATACCAGGCAACCACGACGCACGCCACCAGGGAGCGGGCGTATTTGAGGAATATATTGGTGACAGATTTTTTGTTAAGAAAATGGGGGGATATAAGTTTGTAGGGCTTGACAGCAGCCAGCCAGATTTGGACGAGGGGCATGTTGGGAGGGAGCAAATAGAAAAAATGAGGGGATATATAGGGAGGAATTCAATAATAATTCTTCATCATCACTTACTTCCTATTCCAGATACTGGCAGGGAGAGAAATGTTCTTGTTGATGCTGGGGATGTGCTTAAGTTACTAACCGAATATCAGGTGAAGATTGTTTTAAACGGGCATAAACATGTTCCGTGGGTGTGGGAAATAAATAATATAGTTATCTCTACTGCTGGAACACTTTCATGCGAGCGCACACCATATACTCAATCCTTTAACATTGTTGAAATAGATAAAAAAATAAAAATAAGAAAAATAAATGTATTTGATGGGAAAGAAAAAGTAATAGTTTTTGAGGGAAAATAA
- a CDS encoding adenylate kinase yields the protein MKVVVAGIPGAGKTTVLNEIRGIEIINYGDVMFSIAKEKNLVKDRDEIRKLPIEEQRKLQKEAAKIISKKENVIIDTHCTIKTKNGYLPGLPYEIISIIKPDFIILIEADAKEIEKRRNKDKNIRERDAESFEEIETHQNINRMAAIAYATLVNANVKIVKNMEGKVKECAEEIMKVF from the coding sequence ATGAAAGTAGTGGTTGCTGGAATACCTGGGGCAGGAAAAACAACGGTGCTTAATGAAATCAGGGGAATAGAAATAATAAATTATGGAGATGTAATGTTCAGCATTGCTAAGGAGAAAAATCTTGTAAAGGATAGAGATGAAATAAGGAAGTTGCCAATTGAGGAGCAAAGAAAACTGCAGAAAGAAGCTGCTAAAATAATTTCTAAAAAAGAGAATGTTATAATTGATACTCATTGCACAATAAAAACAAAAAATGGTTACCTGCCAGGTTTACCATATGAGATAATTTCAATAATAAAGCCAGATTTTATCATTTTAATAGAGGCGGATGCAAAAGAAATTGAGAAAAGAAGGAATAAGGATAAAAATATAAGAGAAAGAGATGCAGAAAGTTTTGAGGAAATTGAAACACATCAGAATATAAATAGAATGGCTGCGATTGCATATGCAACTCTTGTAAATGCGAATGTAAAAATAGTAAAAAATATGGAAGGAAAAGTAAAGGAATGTGCTGAAGAAATAATGAAGGTGTTTTAA
- a CDS encoding AMP-binding protein: protein MIEKTLGQVLDETAKKYPNADALVYLDGPRYTYKEFKEIVDKVARGLIALGVKNQDHVAVWATNVPEWVILQFATAKIGAVLVTVNIYYKARELEYLLRQSDSKYLFLIDKFKDVSYVDTLYTIMPEIRKGEKSSNFPLFEKAIFMGKESYDGLLNFEDILSMSKEVGEEELKQREKIVNPHDVVNMQYTSGTTGFPKGVMLTHYNIVNNAYWVGKNLDLSNKDRLCIPVPFFHCFGCVISTLNCVVHGATMVPIEFFDAEKVLKSVDKEKCTALQGVPTMFVRELNHPDFEKYDTSSLRTGIMAGAPCPSELMKRVMEEMHAKEITICYGLTETSPVLTQTKRDDPFDKRVGSVGKPLPHVELKVVEPDTDKELPPNTPGELIARGYGVMKGYYKMPEATAKTIRNGWLHTKDLAMIDNEGYVYILGRVDDMIIRGGENVYPREIEEFLYKHEKIKEVAVVGVPHSEYGEEVAAFIQLKDGMSATEEEIKEFCRKNIARYKVPKYILFINEWPMTASGKIQKFKLKEIAKEKLGLK from the coding sequence ATGATAGAAAAAACACTTGGTCAAGTTTTAGATGAAACTGCAAAAAAATATCCAAATGCTGATGCTCTTGTATATTTGGATGGACCAAGATACACATATAAGGAATTCAAGGAAATTGTTGATAAGGTCGCCCGTGGCTTAATTGCTCTTGGGGTTAAAAACCAGGATCATGTTGCTGTTTGGGCAACAAATGTGCCGGAATGGGTAATTTTGCAATTTGCAACAGCAAAAATTGGGGCAGTTTTAGTAACAGTAAATATTTACTATAAGGCAAGAGAGCTTGAATATCTTCTTCGCCAGTCTGACAGCAAATATCTATTTTTGATTGATAAATTTAAAGATGTGAGTTATGTTGATACACTTTATACAATAATGCCAGAAATTAGAAAGGGAGAAAAATCAAGCAATTTTCCTCTTTTTGAAAAAGCAATATTTATGGGAAAAGAAAGTTATGATGGTTTGCTGAATTTTGAAGATATTTTGAGCATGAGTAAAGAAGTGGGCGAGGAAGAGTTAAAGCAAAGAGAAAAGATTGTTAATCCGCATGATGTTGTAAATATGCAATATACATCTGGCACAACAGGTTTTCCAAAAGGAGTTATGCTTACACACTACAATATAGTTAATAATGCTTACTGGGTTGGTAAAAACCTTGATTTGAGCAATAAAGACAGGTTATGCATACCTGTTCCATTTTTCCACTGTTTTGGTTGCGTTATCTCAACCCTCAACTGTGTTGTTCATGGTGCAACAATGGTTCCCATAGAGTTTTTTGATGCAGAAAAAGTTTTAAAATCAGTGGATAAGGAAAAATGCACAGCATTACAGGGTGTGCCAACAATGTTTGTAAGAGAATTGAACCATCCAGATTTTGAAAAATATGATACATCTTCACTGAGAACTGGTATAATGGCGGGCGCCCCCTGCCCATCGGAGCTTATGAAGAGGGTGATGGAGGAAATGCATGCAAAGGAAATTACAATATGCTATGGCTTGACTGAAACATCCCCTGTTCTTACTCAAACAAAAAGGGATGATCCTTTTGATAAGAGGGTTGGAAGTGTTGGGAAACCATTGCCACATGTTGAATTGAAGGTTGTTGAGCCAGATACAGATAAAGAGCTTCCACCTAATACACCTGGGGAACTTATAGCGCGTGGCTATGGAGTAATGAAGGGCTATTACAAGATGCCAGAAGCAACAGCAAAAACAATAAGGAATGGATGGCTCCATACAAAAGACCTTGCGATGATTGATAATGAGGGCTATGTTTATATCCTAGGAAGGGTTGATGATATGATTATAAGAGGTGGAGAAAATGTTTATCCTCGCGAAATAGAGGAATTTTTATATAAGCATGAAAAAATAAAGGAAGTGGCGGTTGTTGGTGTGCCTCATAGCGAGTATGGTGAGGAAGTTGCAGCATTTATACAGCTAAAAGATGGAATGAGTGCAACTGAGGAGGAGATAAAAGAATTTTGCAGGAAAAATATTGCAAGATATAAGGTTCCAAAATATATTTTATTTATAAATGAATGGCCAATGACAGCAAGCGGGAAAATACAGAAATTCAAACTCAAGGAAATAGCAAAAGAAAAACTGGGGCTAAAATGA
- a CDS encoding class I SAM-dependent methyltransferase yields MNYWDKIAGDFDAKRKFPWKECLDFISSISGTCLDLGCGGGRHLAAMKEKCFAVGADISFSMLEIAREKAGDAFLVCCDARNLPFLDETFDNALFIAALHNIEGKEERRKALSELRRILKKEGRAIISVWAKWQDRFIFHFIKKFFKKQGEHGDILVPWKKNGEEIMRFYHLYSMIEFKKELKESGFKIEKAWSVKKASKWLKDNHFAIVRKEN; encoded by the coding sequence ATGAATTATTGGGATAAAATAGCGGGAGATTTCGATGCAAAACGCAAATTTCCATGGAAAGAATGCCTCGATTTCATAAGCAGCATCAGCGGCACATGCCTTGATCTGGGCTGTGGCGGGGGGCGCCACCTTGCGGCAATGAAGGAAAAATGTTTCGCAGTTGGGGCGGATATATCATTTTCAATGCTTGAAATAGCGAGGGAAAAGGCAGGAGATGCCTTTCTTGTGTGCTGTGATGCCAGAAATCTGCCTTTTTTAGATGAAACTTTTGATAATGCATTATTTATTGCAGCCCTGCATAATATAGAAGGGAAGGAAGAAAGGAGAAAAGCTTTAAGTGAGTTGAGGAGGATTTTGAAAAAAGAAGGAAGAGCAATTATTTCTGTCTGGGCAAAATGGCAGGATAGATTTATTTTTCATTTTATAAAAAAATTTTTTAAGAAGCAGGGGGAGCATGGGGATATTTTAGTTCCATGGAAAAAAAATGGCGAAGAAATTATGAGATTTTATCATCTTTATAGCATGATAGAATTTAAAAAGGAACTTAAAGAGAGTGGATTTAAAATAGAAAAAGCATGGAGTGTAAAAAAAGCAAGTAAATGGCTTAAGGATAACCATTTTGCAATAGTAAGAAAGGAAAATTAA
- a CDS encoding uL30 family ribosomal protein, whose translation MIAVIRIKSTIGASKEVRDTLKMLNLHRTNSCTIINDNPSYRGMLQKVKDYVTWGEIDEETLKLLLEKRCKTDVNLAIEKLKSGEKLKNIVNPCIRLHPPRKGYESIKKSYSQGGSSGYRGNAINELIRRMI comes from the coding sequence ATGATTGCGGTTATCAGAATAAAAAGCACGATAGGGGCAAGCAAGGAGGTAAGAGATACTTTAAAGATGCTTAATCTGCATCGCACAAACAGTTGCACAATAATAAATGATAATCCAAGCTATAGGGGAATGCTTCAGAAAGTTAAGGATTATGTAACATGGGGAGAGATTGACGAGGAAACACTGAAGTTGCTTCTTGAAAAAAGATGTAAGACAGATGTTAATCTTGCAATAGAAAAATTAAAAAGCGGGGAAAAATTAAAAAATATAGTTAATCCATGTATAAGATTGCATCCGCCAAGAAAGGGTTATGAAAGCATTAAAAAAAGTTACTCTCAGGGTGGTTCGTCTGGTTATAGAGGAAATGCAATAAATGAGCTTATAAGGAGGATGATATGA
- a CDS encoding DUF3985 domain-containing protein, protein MIILLIIAFFLILIALWKIMKVAIKILLVILIIFLIFLFIYKLPEIIEILKDIF, encoded by the coding sequence ATTATAATCCTGCTGATAATTGCATTTTTTTTAATTTTAATAGCACTCTGGAAAATAATGAAGGTTGCAATAAAAATATTGCTCGTTATTTTAATAATCTTCCTTATTTTTCTTTTCATATACAAACTTCCCGAAATAATTGAAATTTTGAAAGATATTTTTTAA
- a CDS encoding MBL fold metallo-hydrolase: MIKVHGVGGYEEVGKNMTCVEFEDEAVILDMGIYMDRFIAFREKGLKMDTQALIDEGAIPDDKKIRDLKDKIKAIIISHAHLDHVGGVKWLAPNYDCKIVTTPYTSEIITRHSKNLGNRIVRTNVNSTYRISKNIEVEFINVTHSIPQSTIVHLKTSYGSIIYALDYKNDNHPVIGNKTNIKRLKEIKDVLLLIADSTNVDEERKTFSETIAREMLKDIILGMETEGHGIFLTTFSSHIARLKSMLEIAKILKRKAVFIGKSLYDYIESAEKLKLVNFSNDADIIENAKRAERKIAEMNEKKSDYIFIVTGGLGEKDAVLTQIVNDELPLKISENDFVIFSCEVIPTPTIQANRQILEDKIRRKKARIFKDIHVSGHASREDLRDLIKIVSPLNILPAHGDITKCSSFATLANEMGYELGKNVYIIQNGQSISLNPI; encoded by the coding sequence ATGATAAAAGTTCATGGTGTAGGCGGATATGAAGAAGTTGGAAAGAATATGACATGCGTTGAATTTGAGGATGAAGCGGTTATTTTAGATATGGGAATTTATATGGATAGGTTCATTGCATTCAGAGAAAAAGGTTTAAAGATGGATACGCAAGCCCTTATTGATGAAGGAGCCATTCCAGATGATAAAAAAATAAGGGATTTAAAGGATAAAATAAAGGCAATAATAATATCGCATGCCCATCTTGACCATGTTGGCGGGGTAAAATGGCTTGCGCCAAATTATGATTGCAAAATAGTTACCACCCCATATACAAGTGAAATCATAACAAGGCATTCAAAAAATCTTGGCAATAGAATTGTAAGAACAAATGTAAATTCAACATACAGGATTTCAAAAAACATTGAAGTAGAATTCATAAATGTGACCCATTCAATCCCTCAGTCAACAATAGTTCATTTAAAAACGAGCTATGGGAGCATAATCTATGCTCTGGACTATAAAAATGATAATCATCCAGTAATTGGAAATAAGACAAATATAAAAAGACTTAAGGAAATCAAGGATGTTTTACTTTTAATCGCAGATTCAACAAATGTAGATGAGGAAAGAAAAACATTTTCGGAAACAATAGCAAGAGAAATGCTTAAAGATATAATTCTTGGTATGGAGACAGAAGGGCACGGAATTTTTTTAACAACATTTTCTTCACATATAGCAAGGCTAAAAAGCATGCTTGAAATAGCAAAAATTCTGAAAAGGAAAGCTGTTTTTATAGGCAAATCACTTTATGATTATATTGAATCCGCCGAGAAACTAAAACTTGTAAATTTTTCAAATGATGCGGATATAATAGAAAATGCTAAGAGGGCGGAAAGAAAAATTGCAGAGATGAATGAAAAAAAGAGTGATTATATCTTTATTGTAACTGGTGGGCTTGGAGAAAAAGATGCTGTGCTTACACAGATCGTAAATGATGAACTGCCCCTTAAAATTTCTGAAAATGATTTCGTTATATTTTCATGCGAGGTTATACCCACTCCAACCATACAGGCAAACAGGCAAATTCTTGAAGATAAGATAAGAAGGAAGAAAGCGAGAATATTTAAAGATATTCATGTATCGGGACATGCCTCAAGAGAGGATTTGAGAGATTTAATAAAAATAGTCTCTCCATTAAACATTTTACCAGCACATGGAGATATAACAAAATGCTCTTCATTTGCAACACTGGCCAATGAGATGGGATATGAGCTCGGAAAAAATGTTTATATAATTCAGAATGGACAGAGCATTTCTTTAAACCCTATCTAA